In the Desulforegula conservatrix Mb1Pa genome, one interval contains:
- a CDS encoding XdhC family protein — protein sequence MWIDKAKKLMDKGSPFVIATVVKAQGSTPRGVGARMIVSASGETFDTIGGGEVEKIVIERSKTVLENGKHECLSFSLKGDRWLVTDDIYVEGMCGGSIEILLEAVLPKIEVVIFGGGHIGSKLADLCHIMEIPCRIYDNRNEFASIDRFPYAKKVICAPYEVLQEKIELTDSSFCVVLTHGHVYDHVVLKALLPQKQVPYIGMIGSKHKVGAIIENIAEGGVLPDNRLYSPIGLNIGWRRPQEIALAIMAEIQAVISGGTPSHCRIDWTERIQ from the coding sequence ATGTGGATAGACAAAGCAAAAAAACTGATGGACAAAGGCAGTCCGTTTGTAATCGCAACCGTGGTAAAGGCACAGGGAAGCACCCCGAGGGGAGTCGGCGCACGGATGATTGTTTCTGCTTCTGGAGAAACATTTGACACTATCGGTGGCGGAGAAGTTGAAAAAATAGTTATCGAACGTTCAAAAACTGTGCTTGAAAACGGTAAGCACGAATGCCTTTCGTTTTCGCTGAAAGGAGACAGGTGGTTGGTCACAGATGATATTTACGTTGAAGGAATGTGCGGAGGTTCAATTGAGATTCTTCTTGAGGCTGTGCTGCCGAAGATTGAGGTCGTAATATTCGGAGGAGGACATATAGGCAGCAAACTGGCCGATCTTTGCCATATAATGGAAATCCCGTGCAGGATCTATGACAACAGGAACGAGTTCGCGTCTATTGATCGATTCCCTTATGCCAAAAAGGTGATCTGCGCTCCCTACGAGGTTCTTCAGGAAAAAATTGAGCTGACGGACTCAAGCTTCTGCGTGGTATTAACCCACGGTCATGTTTACGATCATGTTGTCCTTAAGGCTTTGCTTCCGCAGAAACAGGTGCCTTATATTGGCATGATAGGCAGTAAACATAAGGTTGGTGCCATAATAGAAAATATAGCCGAAGGAGGAGTTCTGCCGGACAATCGCCTTTACTCTCCCATAGGTCTCAATATCGGCTGGCGCAGACCGCAGGAGATTGCCCTCGCCATCATGGCAGAAATCCAAGCAGTGATCTCTGGCGGAACACCATCTCATTGCCGGATCGACTGGACTGAAAGAATACAATAA
- a CDS encoding YezD family protein produces MKIIDSITESEKETYCQTKNGQWVSVVREFIKDLKFGDVILTVHDGCVVQVQKTEKVRF; encoded by the coding sequence ATGAAAATAATTGATTCCATCACTGAATCCGAAAAAGAAACATATTGTCAGACTAAAAATGGGCAGTGGGTCTCGGTGGTCAGGGAGTTTATTAAAGACTTGAAATTTGGGGATGTTATTCTGACAGTGCATGACGGGTGCGTGGTTCAGGTACAGAAAACTGAAAAGGTCCGATTCTAA